The Candidatus Anaeroferrophillus wilburensis genomic interval CAAACCGTCGATCTCCCTGCTGCAGCTGCACCCTATCTCGATCCGGAAAAGGAGGTCCATTCCATTGATGATGCCCTGGCCGGCGCCCGTGACATTGTCGCTGAGTGGGTCAGCGAGGATCCTGCCAGCCGCACCTTACTCCGCAAACTATTTGTGGCCGAAGGAATTATCGTTGCAAAAGTCGTCAAAGGCAAGGAAGCAGCTGGCAGCAAATTCCGTGATTACTTTGCCTGGCAGGAAAAAGCAGCAGCCATCGCCGGCCACCGGCTGCTGGCCATGCTACGCGGCGAAAAGGAAAAAATTCTCAGTATCACTATTCGCCCGCCGGAAGAAAACGCTCTCGTACTGCTCCGGCAACGATTTGTCAGGCGTGACAACCCAGCCGGCCATCAGATCAATACTGCGGTGGAAGACAGCTATAAAAGGCTGCTGGTTCCGGCGCTGGAAAATGAATTCCGCCGGTCGCTGCGGGAGCGGGCCGAAGGGGAGGCGATAAAGGTTTTTGCCGACAACCTTCGTGAACTGCTCCTCGCCTCACCCCTCGGGCAAAAACGGCTGCTCGCCCTTGATCCGGGCTTTCGCACCGGGGCCAAACTGGTATGCCTGGACGGCCAGGGACAGCTGCTCCACCACGACATCATCTATCCGACCCATTCACAAAAAAAAGTTACCGAAGCGGCGGCCGTGATAAAAACCCTTTGCCATCGGTACGCCATTGAGGCGATCGCCATCGGCAATGGCACCGCCAGCCGGGAGACGGAAGCCTTTATCAGGTCCCTTGACCTTGACGGCACCATTGACATTGTAATGGTCAACGAGGCGGGAGCCTCCGTCTATTCCGCTTCTGAGGTGGCCCGAACGGAGTTCCCCGACCATGATCTGACGGTCCGGGGTGCGGTTTCCATCGGCCGGCGCCTGCAGGACCCCCTGGCGGAACTGGTAAAAATAGACCCTAAAGCGATCGGCGTGGGACAGTACCAGCATGATGTGGATCAACAGGCGTTGAAACGGCGGCTCGATGAGGTGGTCAGCAGCTGTGTCAACATAGTGGGAGTGGAGGTCAATACGGCCAGCCCTGAGCTCTTATCCTCTGTCTCCGGTTTAAGCCCGGTCCTGGCTCACAACATCGTCAGATTCCGCAATGAACAGGGTCCCTTCAGCTCACGACAGCAGTTGCTCAAGGTTCCCCGTCTGGGAGCCAAAGCCTTTGAACAGGCTGCCGGATTTCTCCGCATCCGCAACGGCAGCAATCCCCTGGATGCCAGTGCCGTCCATCCAGAACGCTATTCCCTGGTGAACCAGATGGCGCAAGAGTGCGGCTGTCCGGTCAAAGAATTGATGGCTTCAGAAAGTCTGCGGCAGCAGATTAACCTGCAAAGGTATATTTCCAGCACGGTCGGCCTTCCTACCTTGAGCGATATCATGGCAGAACTGGCCCGACCCGGCCGAGATCCTCGCCGGAAATTTGAGCGCTTCTCTTTTCAAGAGGGG includes:
- a CDS encoding RNA-binding transcriptional accessory protein, producing the protein MRALFFQLIADQLHITSRQVQAVDELLQNGSTIPFIARYRKEDTGSLDEVMLTTIRNSLEQLTALEHRREVIRNSLADRQLLTRELENRLLAITSMTEMEDFYLPYRPKRRTRASVAREKGLEPLATKLLAQQTVDLPAAAAPYLDPEKEVHSIDDALAGARDIVAEWVSEDPASRTLLRKLFVAEGIIVAKVVKGKEAAGSKFRDYFAWQEKAAAIAGHRLLAMLRGEKEKILSITIRPPEENALVLLRQRFVRRDNPAGHQINTAVEDSYKRLLVPALENEFRRSLRERAEGEAIKVFADNLRELLLASPLGQKRLLALDPGFRTGAKLVCLDGQGQLLHHDIIYPTHSQKKVTEAAAVIKTLCHRYAIEAIAIGNGTASRETEAFIRSLDLDGTIDIVMVNEAGASVYSASEVARTEFPDHDLTVRGAVSIGRRLQDPLAELVKIDPKAIGVGQYQHDVDQQALKRRLDEVVSSCVNIVGVEVNTASPELLSSVSGLSPVLAHNIVRFRNEQGPFSSRQQLLKVPRLGAKAFEQAAGFLRIRNGSNPLDASAVHPERYSLVNQMAQECGCPVKELMASESLRQQINLQRYISSTVGLPTLSDIMAELARPGRDPRRKFERFSFQEGICQLEDLKPGMKLPGLVTNVTRFGAFVDIGVHQDGLVHISQLADRYVRDPGEVVKVQQQVMVTVMEVDRERRRIALSLRERPEKP